Proteins encoded in a region of the Carassius carassius chromosome 49, fCarCar2.1, whole genome shotgun sequence genome:
- the LOC132132740 gene encoding membrane-associated phosphatidylinositol transfer protein 2-like isoform X1: MLIKEYRIPMPMSVEEYRIAQLYMIQKKSREESEGEGSGVEIMENRPYKDGPGGSGQYTHKVYHIGQHIPSWFRSILPKAALRVEEESWNAYPYTRTRYTCPFVEKFSIDIETYYKPDTGCHNDVFNMSSAEKRQRDIDPIDIVNDFIAPHEYLAEEDPKLYKSYKTQRGPLCDDWIAEINNNPGKTPVMCAYKLCKVEFRYWGMQSKIERFIHDVGLRKVMVRAHRQAWCWQDEWYGLTMEDIRQLELETQLALAQKYGCNEEGGENNGPVTNPEKEHEVKEANEAEGTTRNTGDKLQARGELTKQWSTSSRSSRSSKRGGSPSRHSISEWRMQSIARDSDDSTDDEFFDAHEDLSDNEDIFTKEITKWSSNDLMDKIDTAEAEEAQVDYQESCGEFSGTASVERLHEDCSSQQCLQPSKIHVLILVLHGGNILDTGSGDQNGKQADVNTIGSAFDAVMRVHYPAALGRIAIRLVPCPAVCVEAFSLVSNLSPYSYDEGCLSNSQDHIPLAALPLLATSAPQYQDAVATVIVRANQVYGDFIKSLEGATFTGQVCLIGDCVGGILGFDALCSSNVTVSESQNSSRRGSIDTDLLSPGIIINSTHCSGSGSGLTLEGSRHLSRSNIDIPRTSGPDDPKKQLPRKRSDSSTYELDTIKQHQAFLTSLHSSVLRTDPGSRRSSSSTMLEGGGALGKFDFEVSDFFLFGSPLGLVLALRKTVVPSLDVAHLRPACQQVYNLFHAADPSASRLEPLLEKRFHLMPPFSVPRYQRFPLGDGQSALLVETIQSNPHLLLESMSCAAQRCQDGISETSFPVPVLNWQATPAPAESDVMQSHSIMFADHSNPSSPASIPAFRGARRGSETSIASQVSGLADSYTTSSIANIAQACHHRLSKKLSLLSQLPLPYNKSGSRSPSPKSSKAPNKQQVERQDSSCLDDSVSLGFEPSTSLASDPPSPCVPLDIEQVAARWWGTKRIDFALYCPDALTAFPTVALPHLFHASYWESTDVVSFLLRQVMRHENSSVLELHGKEVSEFTPSKPREKWMRKRTHVKIRNVTANHRVNDAVFTEDGNQVVTGRFMYGPLDMVTLTGEKVDIHIMTQPPSGEWVYFSTELTNSSGRVSYTIPESKRLSIGVYPVKMVVRGDHTSADSYLTVLPPGTEFVVFSIDGSFAASVSIMGSDPKVRAGAVDVVRHWQDLGYLIVYVTGRPDMQKQRVVAWLSQHNFPHGIVSFCDGLVHDPLRHKANFLKCLITEAQMKICAAYGSTKDISVYTSLGLLPSQIYIVGRPTKKMQHQCQFIADGYASHLSQLEYNQRSRPAKTGSTRMVLRKGSFGLGGSGDFLRKRNHLLRTISSQPTSSTPPVHIARAERAQSQSECDRDRADRAQRSMSIAAGCWGRTSKLEGGALSPK; encoded by the exons ATCCTATCGATATTGTGAATGATTTCATTGCCCCTCATGAATACCTGGCTGAGGAAGACCCCAAACTGTACAAGTCATATAAAACCCAGCGGGGCCCCCTGTGTGACGACTGGATCGCAGAAATCAACAACAACCCAGGCAAAACGCCCGTCATGTGCGCTTACAAGTTGTGTAAAGTGGAGTTTCGATACTGGGGCATGCAGTCCAAGATTGAACGCTTCATTCACGATGTGG GGCTGAGGAAGGTGATGGTGCGTGCTCATCGGCAGGCATGGTGTTGGCAGGACGAGTGGTACGGTCTGACCATGGAGGATATCCGGCAGCTGGAGCTGGAGACGCAGCTGGCTCTGGCACAGAAGTACGGCTGCAATGAGGAGGGTGGCGAGAACAACGGCCCCGTCACCAACCCTGAGAAAGAGCACGAAGTCAAGGAAGCCAACGAAGCTGAGGGGACGACGAGGAACACGGGGGACAAGCTGCAGGCTCGAGGAGAGCTGACCAAGCAGTGGTCCACCTCATCTAGGTCCTCGCGTTCCTCTAAGAGAGGGG GAAGTCCTTCACGTCACAGCATTTCTGAATGGCGCATGCAGAGCATCGCCAGAGATTCGGATGACAGCACAGATGACGAGTTCTTTGACGCTCACG AGGACTTGTCTGACAATGAGGACATCTTTACCAAGGAGATCACCAAATGGAGCTCCAACGATCTGATGGATAAAATCGATACAGCGGAGGCAGAGGAAGCCCAGG TTGACTATCAAGAGTCGTGTGGGGAGTTTTCTGGGACTGCCAGCGTGGAGCGACTCCATGAG GACTGTTCCTCACAGCAGTGCTTACAGCCATCCAAGATCCACGTTCTCATCCTGGTCCTGCACGGTGGCAACATCCTGGATACAGGCAGCGGAGACCAGAACGGCAAGCAGGCAGACGTCAACACCATCGGCAGCGCGTTCGATGCTGTGATGCGGGTTCATTACCCCGCTGCATTGGGCCGCATTGCCATCCGCCTGGTCCCGTGTCCAGCGGTGTGTGTGGAGGCCTTCTCTCTGGTGTCAAA TTTGAGTCCCTACAGCTATGACGAAGGCTGCCTCTCCAACAGTCAGGATCACATCCCTCTGGCCGCCCTGCCCCTATTGGCCACCTCTGCACCACAGTACCAGGATGCTGTGGCAACGGTCATAGTGCGAGCCAATCAGGTCTACGGTGACTTCATCAAATCCCTGGAGGGAGCCACTTTCACCGGACAG GTGTGTCTGATTGGTGACTGTGTGGGAGGCATTCTGGGATTTGATGCTCTCTGCAGTAGCAACGTCACTGTGTCAGAAAGTCAAAACAGCAGCCGACGCGGAAGCATT GACACTGACCTGCTGTCACCGGGGATCATTATAAACAGCACTCACTGCTCGGGTTCAGGCTCGGGTTTGACTCTGGAGGGCAGTCGGCACCTCAGCCGCAGTAATATAGACATCCCTCGCACCAGCGGTCCGGACGACCCCAAAAAACAGCTGCCCCGCAAACGCAGTGACTCCTCCACCTACGAGCTCGACACCATCAAACAGCACCAGGCCTTCCTGACCAG TCTGCACTCCAGCGTTTTGAGGACCGATCCGGGTTCTCGCCGGTCCAGCAGCAGTACCATGCTAGAAGGAGGAGGTGCTTTGGGAAAGTTTGACTTCGAAGTATCTGACTTCTTCCTCTTTGGCTCTCCGCTTGGCCTGGTCCTCGCTCTGAGGAAAACCGTCGTCCCTTCTTTGGATG TGGCTCATCTTCGTCCGGCGTGCCAGCAGGTTTATAACCTGTTTCACGCGGCGGATCCCTCGGCCTCGCGGCTGGAGCCTCTGCTGGAGAAGCGCTTCCACCTGATGCCTCCGTTTAGTGTGCCGCGCTACCAGCGCTTCCCGCTGGGTGATGGCCAGTCAGCGCTGCTGG TGGAAACCATCCAGAGTAACCCTCACCTCCTGTTGGAGAGTATGAGCTGTGCCGCCCAGCGCTGTCAGGATGGCATCAGCGAGACTTCCTTTCCCGTCCCTGTGCTCAACTGGCAAGCCACGCCGGCCCCCGCCGAGT CGGATGTGATGCAGTCGCACAGCATTATGTTTGCGGATCACTCCAACCCTTCGTCTCCGGCATCCATTCCAGCCTTCCGCGGAGCGCGCAGAGGCAGCGAGACCAGCATCGCCAGCCAGGTGTCGGGGTTAGCGGACAGTTACACCACCTCCAGCATCGCCAACA TAGCACAAGCATGCCATCATAGACTCTCCAAAAAGCTCAGTCTTTTGTCCCAATTGCCGCTTCCCTATAATAAAAGCGGCTCCCGGAGCCCTTCTCCCAAATCCAGCAAAGCGCCAAATAAGCAGCAGGTAGAAAGGCAGGATTCCAGCTGTTTGGATGATTCAGTCTCTCTAGGCTTTGAGCCCTCGACCTCGCTCGCCTCAGACCCACCATCTCCATGTGTCCCTCTGGACATCGAGCAAG TCGCTGCTCGCTGGTGGGGCACGAAGCGCATTGATTTCGCCCTGTACTGTCCTGATGCTCTGACTGCGTTCCCCACCGTGGCTCTACCTCATCTGTTTCATGCCTCCTACTGGGAATCAACGGACGTCGTGTCTTTCCTGCTCCGACAG GTAATGAGGCATGAGAACTCCAGTGTTTTAGAACTACATGGGAAGGAGGTGTCAGAATTCACTCCGTCCAAACCGCGGGAGAAGTGGATGAGGAAGAGGACCCACGTGAAGATCAGG AACGTTACGGCAAACCACCGCGTGAATGATGCTGTGTTTACGGAGGACGGGAATCAGGTGGTGACGGGTCGCTTCATGTACGGGCCGCTGGACATGGTCACACTGACAGGAGAGAAG GTGGACATCCACATCATGACCCAGCCTCCGTCCGGTGAGTGGGTGTATTTCAGCACAGAACTGACCAATAGCAGCGGCCGGGTTTCCTACACCATTCCCGAGAGCAAGCGGCTGAGCATCGGCGTGTATCCGGTCAAAATGGTGGTCAG GGGCGACCACACGTCTGCTGACAGTTACCTGACGGTGCTGCCGCCCGGCACGGAGTTTGTGGTGTTCAGCATCGATGGCTCTTTTGCTGCCAGCGTGTCCATCATGGGCAGCGACCCTAAAGTGCGAGCAGGAGCGGTTGATGTGGTCAG GCACTGGCAGGATCTGGGTTACCTGATAGTGTACGTGACGGGACGTCCAGACATGCAGAAGCAGCGTGTGGTGGCCTGGCTTTCACAGCACAACTTTCCTCACGGTATCGTGTCGTTCTGTGATGGGCTCGTACACGACCCACTCCGACACAAAGCCAACTTCCTCAAGTGTCTCATCACAGAG GCACAAATGAAGATCTGCGCTGCTTATGGCTCCACTAAGGACATCTCTGTGTACACGTCACTGGGTCTGCTGCCATCACAAATCTACATCGTAGGGAGACCAACAAAGAAAATGCAACACCAGTGTCAG ttCATTGCCGATGGCTACGCGTCTCACCTGTCCCAGTTGGAGTACAATCAGAGATCGAGACCCGCTAAGACCGGCAGCACTCGCATGGTCCTGCGGAAAGGCAGTTTCGGGCTTGGCGGCAGTGGTGATTTCCTGCGGAAGCGCAATCACCTGTTGCGCACCATTTCCTCGCAACCTACATCCTCAACACCGCCCGTGCATATAGCACGAGCTGAACGTGCGCAGAGCCAATCGGAATGTGACCGTGACAGGGCGGATCGTGCGCAGAGGAGCATGAGCATCGCCGCCGGCTGCTGGGGCCGAACCAGCAAACTAGAGGGCGGAGCCCTGAGCCCAAAATAG